CGCAGGCAGGCGTTTATGGAGGTGAAGCGGATCGAAGTCGCGCTGGAGAAGTACAGGCAGGATTTCGGAATGCCGCCTCAGGCGATTGAAGTGTTGGTTAGCGAAGGTTATCTGACTGCTTTGCCGAGAGACCCCTACGGAGGAACCTTTTGTCTTGCACCGGAAGGAAAAGTGATGAGTACGAGCGGCTTCTCTTTCTCAGGGGCTGCCAAGGGGAAGGAACACTAGATGGCAGCAATCGAAATTGACAAATTGTGCAAGGTCTTTCGAACAAAGAAATTCGGTAAGGTGGAGGCTCTTTCCGATCTTTCTCTGACAATTGCATCCGGAGAAGTTTACGGTTTTCTTGGCCCCAATGGTGCCGGTAAAAGCACGACGATCAAGACGATCATGGGGCTCATCGCTCCCACTTCAGGAACGGCCCGAATCATGGGGCAGAAGATCGAGAGCCCCCAGGCGCGAGCCCATATTGGCTACCTGCCCGAGAATCCGGCATTTTACGATTATCTCACGGCCGAGGAGTACCTGAAGTTTGTCGGCCGATCCTTTAAAATGAGTGATGAAGACATAGCCGTTCGCAGTGAGGCTACGATCAAGTTGCTGGATCTTTGGGAAGCACGCAGGCGCCCGATACGGGGATATAGCAAGGGGATGGTCCAGCGGGTCGGGCTTGCCCAAGCACTCATCCATGACCCCGATGTCTTTATTCTTGACGAGCCGATGAGTGGTCTGGACCCTGTCGGGAGGGCTCTGGTCAAGGAGATCATTCTTGAACTCAAAAAAGCTGGGAAGACAGTTTTTTTCAGTACTCACATTACTGATGACGTGGAAAAGGTATGTGATCGCGTAGGGGTAATTGTCGGGGGGAAATTGCAGTACGACGGAAACGTCGAGGAGTTGTTGCGTGACGGTACAGAAGGATATGTATTGCAAGTCCGAAACATTCCCGAAGGTCTTAGTTGCGCAACCGTCAGTAGGGCGATTGCTCACGGCGTTGTTGAAATCGTCTTGAAGCGAGAGGATTTGAATAAATCAATGACTGAGTTGGTCGCTCGCGGGGGGAGTATTGAACGAATCGAACCCCAGCGAAAAAATTTGGAATCGTTTTTTCTCGATATTTTAAAAAAGAAGGGCAATCGGTGACCATACAAGAGGTGCGACAGGGGTGGCCAGCTATTGAGATGGTGCGACTTCTTCGGCCTCAACAATGGCTCAAGAATCTTCTTTTACTCTTCCCAGCGCTTCTGGGGGGACAGATTCTCGTTAAGGGTCTAATCTCACAATCACTTGTACCGATTCTTGCTTTCTGCCTATCTTCAAGTGCCACATATGTCATTAACGATATTATGGATGAGGAGCGGGACAAGAATCATCCTAAAAAGCACCTGAGACCCTTG
The nucleotide sequence above comes from Geobacter benzoatilyticus. Encoded proteins:
- a CDS encoding ABC transporter ATP-binding protein, coding for MAAIEIDKLCKVFRTKKFGKVEALSDLSLTIASGEVYGFLGPNGAGKSTTIKTIMGLIAPTSGTARIMGQKIESPQARAHIGYLPENPAFYDYLTAEEYLKFVGRSFKMSDEDIAVRSEATIKLLDLWEARRRPIRGYSKGMVQRVGLAQALIHDPDVFILDEPMSGLDPVGRALVKEIILELKKAGKTVFFSTHITDDVEKVCDRVGVIVGGKLQYDGNVEELLRDGTEGYVLQVRNIPEGLSCATVSRAIAHGVVEIVLKREDLNKSMTELVARGGSIERIEPQRKNLESFFLDILKKKGNR